The DNA sequence GTTGCCTTCGTCGATGAACACGAGCTTGGGCTTCCAGCCGGCCTGCAGCTCGGCTTCATCGACCATCGCGAACGCCGCGATGATCACGAGGTCGCCGAGTTGCGCGCGACGCGCGGCCGAGCCGTTCAGCGAAATCATCCCGCTGCCGCGCTCGCCCTTGATCGCGTAGGTCGAGAAGCGCTCGCCGTTGTTGATGTTCCAGATGTCGATCCGTTCGTTTTCGATCAGGCCCGCCGCTTCGAGCAGGTCTTCGTCGATCGCGCACGAGCCTTCGTAGTGC is a window from the Burkholderia vietnamiensis LMG 10929 genome containing:
- the panD gene encoding aspartate 1-decarboxylase translates to MQRHMLKSKIHRAAVTHCELHYEGSCAIDEDLLEAAGLIENERIDIWNINNGERFSTYAIKGERGSGMISLNGSAARRAQLGDLVIIAAFAMVDEAELQAGWKPKLVFIDEGNKIKGHRDHVPTQSWT